In Mycetocola zhujimingii, one DNA window encodes the following:
- a CDS encoding acetylxylan esterase — MYVDMPASELPDYRSSQVDPDDFDEFWAATLETSRAAASAVRIEPVESGLTTIDVFDVTFSGFNGQPVKAWLRMPKGATGPLPAIVQFVGYGGGRGHHLEDLFYASSGFAHFQMDTRGQGSGWSLGDTPDPDGTGPQTPGVMTRGIDSRETYYYRRLFTDAVRAVETVRELDSVDASRISVFGISQGGGIALAVAGLVPGLAAVAPCVPFLCDFPRATVITDAYPYKEIGDYLSIHRDRVEPVAGVLAYFDGVNFAKRASAPALFSTSLMDSTCPPSTVHAAYNVYGGERSMSLWQFNGHEGGGIVDVERALEFFRGIVGNA; from the coding sequence ATGTACGTCGACATGCCCGCGTCCGAACTCCCCGATTACCGCAGCAGCCAGGTCGACCCTGACGACTTTGATGAGTTCTGGGCGGCCACGCTCGAGACCTCGCGCGCCGCGGCATCCGCTGTTCGCATCGAACCGGTGGAGTCGGGCTTGACCACGATCGATGTCTTCGACGTCACTTTCTCGGGTTTCAATGGCCAGCCGGTGAAAGCCTGGCTGCGGATGCCGAAGGGTGCGACGGGTCCGCTGCCAGCGATCGTGCAGTTCGTCGGCTACGGCGGCGGGCGGGGCCATCACCTCGAAGACCTGTTCTACGCGTCATCGGGGTTCGCCCACTTCCAGATGGATACCCGCGGGCAGGGCAGTGGCTGGTCGCTCGGCGATACCCCGGATCCCGACGGCACCGGTCCGCAAACCCCGGGCGTGATGACGCGCGGAATCGACAGCAGGGAGACCTATTACTACCGCCGGTTGTTCACGGATGCCGTACGCGCTGTCGAGACGGTGCGCGAGTTGGACAGCGTCGATGCTTCGCGGATCTCGGTCTTCGGCATCAGCCAGGGCGGCGGTATCGCGCTCGCGGTGGCCGGGCTTGTGCCTGGACTCGCGGCCGTTGCGCCGTGCGTGCCGTTCCTCTGCGACTTTCCGCGCGCGACGGTGATAACCGATGCCTACCCGTACAAGGAGATCGGCGACTATCTCTCTATTCACCGCGACAGGGTCGAACCGGTTGCCGGAGTGCTCGCGTACTTCGACGGCGTCAACTTCGCGAAGCGGGCGAGCGCACCCGCACTGTTCTCGACGAGCCTCATGGACTCCACCTGCCCGCCGTCGACCGTGCACGCCGCATACAACGTCTACGGCGGCGAGCGCTCAATGTCGCTCTGGCAGTTCAACGGACACGAGGGTGGCGGCATCGTCGATGTCGAGCGCGCACTCGAGTTCTTCCGCGGAATCGTCGGGAACGCCTGA
- a CDS encoding ROK family transcriptional regulator, with the protein MNNRGTNLDTVRRYNLSRILGLVHREGAVSRSTLTRETGLNRSTVAALVTELTALRLVVEAEPDVNRGVGRPSPVVRPHPDCVAFAVNPEQDAISIGVVRMNGAVVERIRHEIDAPLGVEETVRVTAALIAELRSRLPADAVVAGVGVAVPGLVRSGDGVVRLAPHLGWVNEPVASLLSDATGYVSRAANDASLGALAEHTFGAGRKVDDLIYLNGGASGIGGGVIVNGAPLRGVGGYAGEFGHNLVTAPDGPGQPSTGGALEDEVNRARLLELLELRSADPSQFEEALLSSTSPELRTEAVRQLGILSIALRNAINVLNPELVVLGGFLASLHAFDPDLLESLVAEQTLAASYESVRIVRAELGPGLLLIGAAQLAFEPLIEDPAGLAARSA; encoded by the coding sequence GTGAACAATCGCGGCACCAACCTCGATACCGTCCGTCGGTACAACCTGTCGCGCATCCTCGGACTCGTTCATCGTGAGGGCGCTGTCTCGCGGTCGACGCTCACCCGTGAGACGGGGCTCAACCGGTCGACCGTTGCCGCCCTCGTCACAGAACTCACCGCCCTGCGGCTTGTCGTCGAAGCCGAGCCGGACGTCAATCGCGGAGTCGGCAGGCCTTCGCCCGTCGTTCGGCCTCACCCCGACTGCGTGGCTTTCGCGGTGAACCCTGAGCAGGATGCCATCAGTATCGGTGTCGTGCGGATGAACGGCGCCGTCGTCGAGCGGATCCGCCACGAGATCGATGCGCCGCTCGGTGTCGAAGAGACCGTGCGCGTGACCGCTGCGCTCATCGCCGAACTGCGGTCGCGGCTGCCCGCTGACGCCGTCGTGGCGGGGGTCGGCGTTGCCGTCCCCGGCCTCGTTCGGTCAGGGGACGGAGTCGTTCGGCTCGCCCCGCACCTCGGCTGGGTCAACGAGCCGGTCGCGTCGTTGTTGTCGGATGCCACTGGGTACGTCTCGCGAGCAGCGAACGATGCGAGCCTCGGCGCGCTGGCTGAGCACACCTTCGGCGCCGGCCGCAAAGTGGACGACCTGATCTACCTCAACGGTGGCGCCTCTGGCATCGGTGGCGGTGTCATCGTGAATGGCGCACCACTTCGCGGCGTCGGCGGCTACGCGGGGGAGTTCGGGCACAACCTCGTCACGGCGCCGGATGGTCCCGGTCAGCCGTCAACCGGAGGCGCACTTGAGGATGAGGTCAACCGGGCCCGCCTGCTCGAACTGCTCGAGTTGCGGTCTGCTGACCCTTCTCAGTTTGAGGAGGCGCTCCTCTCATCGACGTCGCCCGAGCTGCGCACCGAAGCCGTGCGCCAGCTCGGCATCCTGAGCATCGCGCTCCGCAACGCGATCAACGTGCTCAACCCGGAGCTCGTCGTGCTCGGTGGCTTCCTGGCCTCGCTGCACGCGTTCGACCCCGACCTGCTCGAGTCGCTCGTCGCTGAGCAGACCCTGGCCGCCTCGTACGAGTCGGTTCGGATCGTGCGCGCGGAACTGGGACCCGGCCTGTTGTTGATCGGAGCGGCGCAGCTTGCCTTCGAGCCGCTCATCGAGGATCCCGCCGGGCTCGCAGCCCGGAGCGCCTGA
- a CDS encoding multidrug effflux MFS transporter — translation MTSTVVHPGDALTRRQRLVYIVVLGALTALGPFTIDLYLPAFPVLESELDVPASLIQLTLTGTTIGFALGQLFMGPWSDKVGRRLPLILATTVHIAASVGAAFAPDILWLGVFRVLQGAGAAAGGVVAMAMVRDLFGGKPLVRMLSRLALVNGLAPVLAPVIGSQLLLFLDWRGLFVFLALYGVVVILAVTLFIVETLPPEQRHGSGHSTVRDRYRSVFTDRVFVGVALIGGMSFSGLFAYLSSSSFLFQDLYGLDPQQYGFLFGINSIGIVIGVQVSSRLMRSIGPQWILAATTAVQALTALAIIVLAQTGGGFLGVLIPLFFFIMAAGFGFPAVQVLALVNHGHEAGTAASLLGALNFGLAGLISPIVGVLGIDSAVPMGSVMLATALVSVASVWLIVRPRSVPALTG, via the coding sequence GTGACCTCTACTGTTGTGCATCCCGGTGACGCACTGACCCGTCGTCAGCGCCTCGTCTACATCGTCGTTCTCGGCGCGCTCACCGCGCTCGGGCCGTTCACCATCGACCTGTATCTCCCCGCGTTCCCCGTGCTCGAATCGGAACTCGACGTTCCGGCATCCCTCATCCAGCTGACGCTCACGGGAACCACGATCGGCTTCGCCCTCGGGCAGCTGTTCATGGGGCCGTGGAGCGACAAGGTGGGCCGCCGACTGCCACTGATCCTCGCGACGACCGTGCACATAGCCGCGAGTGTTGGAGCCGCATTCGCCCCCGACATCCTCTGGCTCGGCGTCTTCCGGGTGCTGCAGGGTGCCGGCGCCGCTGCCGGCGGCGTCGTCGCCATGGCGATGGTGCGAGACCTGTTCGGTGGAAAACCGCTCGTACGGATGCTGTCACGCCTGGCCCTGGTCAATGGCCTTGCCCCGGTTCTCGCTCCGGTGATCGGTTCCCAGCTGCTGCTCTTCCTCGACTGGCGTGGTCTTTTCGTCTTCCTCGCGCTGTACGGCGTCGTCGTGATCCTCGCGGTGACGTTGTTCATCGTCGAGACGCTTCCCCCGGAGCAGAGGCACGGTTCCGGGCACTCGACGGTCCGCGACCGTTACCGGTCTGTGTTCACCGACAGAGTGTTCGTCGGCGTTGCTTTGATCGGCGGAATGAGCTTCTCCGGCCTGTTCGCGTACCTGTCGAGTTCGTCGTTCCTCTTCCAGGATCTGTACGGGCTCGATCCGCAGCAGTACGGCTTCCTCTTCGGGATCAACTCGATCGGGATCGTCATCGGCGTCCAGGTCTCGTCGAGGCTCATGCGCTCGATCGGCCCGCAGTGGATTCTCGCGGCGACGACAGCTGTGCAGGCACTCACCGCCCTCGCCATCATCGTGCTGGCGCAGACCGGTGGCGGCTTCCTCGGCGTCCTGATTCCGCTGTTCTTCTTCATCATGGCCGCTGGCTTCGGGTTCCCCGCCGTGCAGGTTCTCGCGCTCGTCAACCACGGGCACGAAGCCGGCACCGCTGCCTCGCTCCTCGGCGCTCTCAACTTCGGTCTTGCCGGACTGATCTCACCGATCGTCGGTGTGCTCGGTATCGACTCAGCAGTTCCCATGGGCTCCGTCATGCTCGCGACGGCCCTCGTGTCCGTCGCCTCGGTGTGGCTCATCGTGCGGCCACGGTCGGTGCCGGCGCTCACCGGCTAA
- a CDS encoding carbon starvation CstA family protein gives MSGGTSDSAVLSQDPSLPPVAVPDDEREADERRWTPPKIILWVAIALLGGLAWVMLAIVRGETVNAIWFVFAAVCTYLIAYRFYSKFIERVITRPDDRRATPAEYKANGKDYVPTDRRVLFGHHFAAIAGAGPLVGPVLAAQMGYLPGTLWIIVGVILAGAVQDYLVLFFSTRRGGRSLGQMARDQLGRVGGTAAIIATLVIMVIIVAILALVVVNALGESPWGVFSVSMTIPIALFMGVYLRFLRPGRITEVSIIGFVLLLAAIIGGGMVADTAWGAAVFTLDRTTIAWGIIIYGFIAAILPVWLLLAPRDYLSTFMKIGTILMLALAIVIVRPEITVPAFSEFASNPAGGPVVPGSLFPFLFVTIACGALSGFHALIASGTTPKLLEKERQSRFIGYGGMLMESFVAIMALVAAISIDRGLYFAMNISAANTLGTVEGAVAYVNSLGLTGVNLTPELLEETARNVGEESVVSRTGGAPTLAVGLAHIMQQLIGGVGLMSFWYHFAIMFEALFILTAVDAGTRVARFMLQDSIGNIFPKFKDASWTLGAWICTAIMVAAWGAILIMGVTDPLGGINTLFPLFGIANQLLAAIALAVCLAIVADRGYFKYLWVVALPLGFATVVTVTASLFKIFSPVPAVGYWAQNAAFREALAAGEETFGTATSREAMEAVVRNTVVQGTLSILFVVLTVIVIAIAVFRTVRAFQNGGGVNTEDPAIPSKIFGPSGLITTKPEKRIQKLWDALPAAERREKAKH, from the coding sequence ATGTCGGGCGGGACTTCCGATTCCGCCGTTCTTTCCCAGGACCCGTCGCTCCCACCCGTCGCCGTTCCCGACGACGAACGCGAAGCCGACGAGCGCCGGTGGACACCGCCGAAGATCATTCTGTGGGTGGCGATCGCGCTGCTCGGTGGACTGGCGTGGGTGATGCTCGCCATCGTGCGTGGCGAAACCGTCAACGCCATCTGGTTTGTCTTCGCCGCCGTGTGTACCTACCTCATCGCCTATCGCTTCTACTCCAAATTCATCGAACGGGTCATCACGAGGCCGGACGACCGGCGAGCAACGCCCGCCGAATACAAGGCCAACGGCAAGGACTACGTCCCGACCGACCGCCGTGTGCTCTTCGGCCACCACTTCGCCGCCATCGCCGGTGCCGGCCCGCTCGTCGGCCCGGTCCTCGCCGCGCAGATGGGGTACCTGCCCGGCACCCTGTGGATCATCGTCGGCGTCATCCTCGCCGGGGCCGTGCAGGACTACCTCGTCCTCTTCTTCTCCACCCGCCGCGGCGGCCGTTCGCTCGGCCAGATGGCGCGCGACCAGCTCGGCAGGGTCGGCGGCACCGCGGCGATCATCGCGACGCTCGTCATCATGGTCATCATTGTCGCTATCCTCGCGCTCGTCGTCGTCAACGCGCTCGGTGAGAGCCCGTGGGGTGTCTTCAGCGTCTCGATGACCATCCCGATCGCGCTCTTCATGGGCGTGTACCTGCGGTTCCTTCGACCGGGCAGGATCACCGAGGTCTCGATCATCGGCTTCGTCCTCCTGCTCGCCGCCATCATCGGCGGCGGCATGGTCGCCGACACCGCGTGGGGAGCAGCGGTCTTCACCCTCGACCGCACCACGATCGCGTGGGGCATCATCATCTACGGCTTCATCGCCGCGATCCTCCCCGTCTGGCTGCTGCTCGCGCCGCGCGACTACCTGTCGACGTTCATGAAGATCGGCACGATCCTCATGCTCGCCCTGGCCATCGTGATCGTTCGCCCCGAGATCACCGTCCCGGCGTTCAGCGAGTTCGCCAGCAACCCGGCCGGCGGTCCCGTCGTGCCCGGGTCCTTGTTCCCGTTCCTGTTCGTGACCATCGCGTGTGGCGCGCTGTCCGGGTTCCACGCGCTGATCGCATCCGGAACCACTCCGAAGCTCCTCGAGAAGGAGCGCCAGAGCCGGTTCATCGGTTACGGCGGGATGCTCATGGAGAGCTTCGTCGCCATCATGGCGCTCGTCGCGGCGATCTCGATCGACCGTGGACTCTACTTCGCCATGAACATCTCGGCGGCCAACACACTCGGCACCGTCGAGGGCGCTGTCGCCTACGTCAACTCGCTCGGGCTGACCGGAGTGAACCTCACGCCGGAACTGCTCGAGGAGACGGCGAGGAACGTGGGGGAGGAGAGCGTGGTCTCCCGCACCGGTGGAGCGCCGACCCTCGCCGTCGGGCTCGCGCACATCATGCAGCAACTCATCGGGGGCGTCGGACTGATGAGCTTCTGGTACCACTTCGCGATTATGTTCGAGGCGCTGTTCATCCTGACCGCCGTCGACGCAGGCACGCGGGTCGCGCGGTTCATGCTGCAGGATTCGATCGGCAACATCTTCCCGAAGTTCAAGGACGCGAGCTGGACGCTCGGAGCGTGGATCTGCACGGCCATCATGGTCGCTGCGTGGGGAGCGATTCTGATCATGGGGGTCACCGACCCGCTTGGCGGGATCAATACCCTGTTCCCGCTGTTCGGCATCGCGAACCAGTTGCTCGCCGCGATCGCCCTCGCCGTCTGCCTCGCCATCGTTGCCGACCGCGGTTACTTCAAATACCTCTGGGTCGTCGCGCTCCCGCTCGGCTTCGCCACCGTGGTCACCGTGACGGCGTCGCTGTTCAAGATATTCTCGCCGGTCCCTGCTGTCGGTTACTGGGCACAGAACGCGGCGTTCAGGGAAGCGCTCGCCGCCGGCGAGGAGACCTTCGGAACGGCGACGAGTCGGGAGGCGATGGAGGCTGTTGTGCGCAACACTGTCGTGCAGGGCACCCTCTCGATTTTGTTCGTGGTCCTCACGGTCATCGTCATCGCCATCGCGGTGTTCCGGACGGTGCGCGCGTTCCAGAACGGCGGAGGCGTCAACACCGAAGATCCGGCGATTCCGTCGAAGATCTTCGGGCCGTCAGGGTTGATCACGACCAAACCGGAGAAGCGCATCCAGAAGCTCTGGGATGCGTTGCCGGCCGCCGAGCGCCGAGAGAAGGCGAAGCACTGA
- a CDS encoding YbdD/YjiX family protein codes for MAGSLVARAPAMMRDGLASIARYVRAIMGDNAYEMYLAHHRSVHGDAPPMPEKLFWRERDDVRDREPQGRCC; via the coding sequence ATGGCCGGCTCGCTGGTGGCCAGGGCTCCCGCGATGATGCGCGACGGCCTGGCATCGATCGCCCGATACGTCCGCGCCATCATGGGCGACAACGCATACGAGATGTACCTCGCACACCACCGGAGCGTTCACGGCGATGCCCCGCCCATGCCGGAGAAGCTGTTCTGGCGGGAGCGCGACGATGTCAGGGACCGCGAACCGCAGGGCCGCTGTTGCTGA
- a CDS encoding LacI family DNA-binding transcriptional regulator: MATTLHDVATLAGVSIKTVSNVVNDYEHVRPATRDKVLKAIAELGYKPNLSARSLRSGRTGVIGLALPELSLSYFAELADAVIRAAERRHLVVLIEQTAGGDRTREIEMLSSPRLQLTDGLIFSPLGMGPEDLALLDVPYPLVLLGERIFDGPADHVTMRNVEAAKAATKHLIDAGRSRIAVLGAHEGELVGSASLRLRGYREALADAGIAFDEGLIGYAGLWHRRNGAEAMRAMLASDVRFDAVFGLNDTLALGAMRVLQEAGLRVPADVAVIGFDDLDEAKYSLPTLSTIDPGRDEIADTAVRVLAERIDNRLGPHTPRRYLTDFRVIPRESTAV, from the coding sequence ATGGCCACAACACTGCACGACGTCGCGACCCTCGCCGGTGTGTCGATCAAGACCGTGTCCAACGTGGTCAACGACTATGAACACGTTCGTCCCGCTACCCGCGACAAGGTCCTCAAGGCCATCGCCGAGCTCGGCTACAAGCCGAACCTCTCCGCGCGCAGCCTTCGGTCAGGACGGACGGGCGTCATCGGTCTTGCCCTGCCTGAACTCAGCCTGAGCTATTTCGCGGAACTGGCGGATGCCGTGATCCGCGCTGCGGAACGGCGCCACCTGGTCGTCCTCATCGAACAGACGGCAGGCGGTGACCGCACCAGGGAGATCGAGATGCTCTCGAGCCCCCGGCTGCAGCTGACGGACGGCCTCATTTTCAGCCCGCTCGGCATGGGCCCGGAAGACCTCGCGTTGCTCGACGTGCCGTACCCGCTCGTGCTGCTCGGCGAGCGAATCTTCGACGGCCCCGCCGACCACGTCACCATGCGCAACGTTGAGGCGGCGAAGGCGGCGACGAAGCACCTGATCGACGCCGGCCGGTCGAGGATCGCCGTTCTCGGAGCACACGAGGGGGAGCTGGTGGGCTCAGCCTCGTTGAGGCTGCGGGGATATCGGGAAGCGCTCGCCGACGCAGGCATCGCGTTCGACGAGGGCCTCATCGGCTACGCGGGACTCTGGCATCGGCGCAACGGAGCGGAAGCGATGCGGGCGATGCTCGCGTCCGATGTTCGATTCGACGCGGTCTTCGGGCTCAACGACACGCTCGCCCTCGGGGCCATGAGGGTGCTCCAGGAGGCGGGACTCCGGGTTCCCGCCGATGTCGCCGTAATCGGATTCGACGACCTCGACGAGGCGAAATACTCGCTGCCGACGCTGTCGACCATCGACCCTGGCCGAGATGAGATCGCGGACACCGCCGTGCGGGTACTGGCCGAGCGCATCGATAACCGGCTGGGGCCGCACACTCCCCGGCGGTACCTGACCGACTTCCGGGTGATCCCACGGGAGTCAACCGCCGTGTAA
- a CDS encoding alpha-N-arabinofuranosidase: MTTARIAIDRTAVVAPLNRRIFGSFVEHLGRCVYDGIYEPGHPTANDDGFRLDVVELVRELGSSTIRYPGGNFVSGYRWEDGVGPRDNRPVRRDLAWHALESNQVGTDEFARWCRLTGSELMMAVNLGTRGIEAALDLLEYANHPSGTALSDQRVANGSPEPHNIRMWCLGNEMDGPWQTGYMTAEDYGKLAARTAQAMKAADKDLELVVCGSSGSSMPTFGDWERTVLEHSYEHVDYISCHAYYQERKGDLGSFLASSLEMQYFIETVVATADHVGNKLRSKKKIKLSFDEWNIWYLDEHQASDEVNDEWRYAPRQLEDVYSVADAVVLGNLLITLLKNHDRVASASLAQLVNVIAPIVTEPGGGAWRQTTFFPFSVTSRLAKGDVLRPRIDVGTYDTEVYGAAPLVDAVATADAESGTSALFLVNRSQTESITVTVDLASLDAATISEALTLHDDDVYAKNTIDDRERVGLRELDGAVLADGVLTVTLPPVSWSALALA, translated from the coding sequence GTGACCACCGCACGAATTGCCATCGACCGAACAGCGGTCGTCGCGCCACTCAACCGCCGCATCTTCGGCTCGTTCGTCGAGCACCTCGGCCGGTGCGTGTACGACGGCATCTACGAACCGGGCCACCCGACAGCCAACGATGATGGCTTCCGCCTCGACGTGGTCGAACTGGTCAGGGAACTCGGTTCAAGCACCATCCGTTACCCAGGCGGCAACTTCGTTTCCGGCTACCGGTGGGAAGACGGGGTCGGCCCCAGGGACAACCGCCCGGTCCGCCGGGACCTCGCCTGGCACGCTCTCGAGTCCAATCAGGTCGGGACAGACGAGTTCGCCCGCTGGTGCAGGCTCACCGGCTCGGAACTGATGATGGCGGTGAACCTCGGCACCCGCGGAATCGAAGCCGCACTCGACCTGCTCGAGTACGCCAACCACCCGTCGGGCACAGCGCTCAGCGACCAGCGTGTGGCCAACGGATCGCCCGAGCCCCACAACATCCGTATGTGGTGTCTCGGGAACGAGATGGACGGCCCCTGGCAAACCGGCTACATGACCGCGGAAGACTACGGCAAGCTCGCCGCCCGGACCGCGCAGGCCATGAAGGCGGCGGACAAGGACCTCGAACTCGTGGTCTGCGGATCGAGCGGGTCGAGCATGCCGACCTTCGGCGACTGGGAGCGCACGGTTCTCGAGCACAGCTACGAGCACGTCGACTACATCTCCTGCCACGCGTATTACCAGGAGCGCAAGGGCGACCTCGGTTCGTTCCTCGCCTCGTCCCTCGAGATGCAGTACTTCATCGAAACCGTCGTCGCCACAGCCGACCATGTCGGCAACAAGCTGCGCAGCAAGAAGAAGATCAAGCTCTCCTTCGACGAGTGGAACATCTGGTACCTCGACGAGCACCAGGCGTCGGATGAGGTCAACGACGAGTGGCGTTATGCGCCGCGGCAACTGGAAGACGTGTACTCGGTTGCGGATGCCGTTGTGCTGGGAAACCTGCTGATCACGCTCCTGAAGAACCACGACCGCGTGGCATCCGCTTCTCTGGCCCAGCTGGTCAACGTGATCGCCCCGATCGTGACCGAGCCGGGTGGGGGCGCATGGCGCCAGACCACGTTCTTCCCGTTCTCCGTCACGTCGCGCCTCGCGAAGGGCGACGTCCTTCGTCCGCGGATCGACGTGGGAACGTACGACACCGAGGTGTATGGCGCCGCACCGCTCGTCGACGCCGTCGCAACCGCCGATGCCGAGTCGGGCACGAGTGCGCTGTTCCTCGTCAACCGGAGCCAGACGGAATCGATCACGGTGACCGTCGACCTCGCGTCGCTCGACGCCGCCACCATCTCCGAGGCGCTCACGCTCCACGACGATGACGTCTACGCGAAGAACACGATCGATGACCGGGAGCGGGTCGGGCTGCGGGAACTCGACGGTGCGGTGCTGGCTGACGGTGTTCTCACGGTAACGCTGCCGCCCGTGTCGTGGTCGGCGCTGGCTCTGGCCTGA
- a CDS encoding DUF2382 domain-containing protein, which yields MIDSNATGSLIGATVLDPNGDKIGKVGQIYVDPQDGHLEWASVSTGLFGTSESFVPLEDATFAGEQVHVSYDKDFVKDAPRIEPEGAFSPEEEQQLYTYYSRDYSPAAQSNDTESRTTDATVGHDTSGPNTDSAMTRSEEQLHVGTEQVQTGRARLRKYVVTEEQNVTVPVTHEEVRLEREPITDANAADALSGPDISEEEHEVVLTEERVVVEKETVPVERVKLDKERVTEQQKVSENVRKEEIELDTDGRDTTTR from the coding sequence ATGATTGATTCGAATGCAACCGGCAGCCTGATCGGCGCAACAGTCCTCGACCCCAACGGGGACAAGATCGGAAAAGTCGGACAAATCTACGTCGATCCGCAGGACGGTCACCTGGAATGGGCGAGCGTGAGCACCGGATTGTTCGGCACATCGGAGTCCTTCGTTCCACTCGAGGACGCGACGTTCGCGGGTGAACAGGTTCACGTCTCGTACGACAAGGACTTCGTCAAGGATGCTCCGCGAATCGAACCGGAGGGAGCGTTCAGCCCCGAGGAAGAGCAGCAGCTGTACACCTATTACAGCCGGGACTACAGCCCCGCGGCGCAGTCGAACGACACCGAATCCCGGACCACTGATGCAACGGTCGGGCACGACACCTCGGGCCCCAACACCGACTCCGCGATGACGAGGTCAGAGGAGCAGCTCCACGTCGGGACCGAGCAGGTGCAGACGGGTCGAGCGCGACTCCGCAAGTACGTCGTCACCGAGGAGCAGAACGTCACGGTTCCGGTCACGCACGAAGAGGTAAGGCTCGAGCGTGAGCCAATCACGGACGCGAACGCGGCCGATGCCCTCTCCGGCCCTGACATCAGTGAGGAGGAGCACGAGGTCGTGCTCACCGAGGAACGCGTCGTCGTCGAGAAAGAGACGGTACCGGTCGAGCGCGTGAAGCTCGACAAGGAGCGCGTCACCGAACAGCAGAAGGTCAGCGAGAACGTTCGCAAGGAAGAGATCGAACTCGACACCGACGGTCGCGACACGACAACCAGGTAA
- a CDS encoding LacI family DNA-binding transcriptional regulator — MTRRATIHDVAREAGVSVATVSKAVNGRYGIAVDTSRRVMEAVDKLGYASSLVASSMRSRRTGVIGVLVADFEPFSAEILKGVSIALKDSELDLLAYSGSRQRDSAGWERRSLSRLSGTLIDGAIMVTPTVIGASSDIPIVAIDPHAGPADLPTVESDNFGGALLATRHLIQLGHRRVGFVAGRPDLRSSRLREAGYRQGLKEAGIPFRQDLVRVGLYQQDTAKESTASLLGSPDRPTAIFAANDLSAIAVVETAASLGLTVPGDLSVVGFDDIPEAARLSPPLTTIRQSMQQLGEDAVGLLLALMEGQQPADMHIRLPTALVRRATTAAPAA; from the coding sequence ATGACTCGACGAGCGACCATCCACGATGTGGCCAGGGAGGCAGGCGTCTCGGTCGCAACCGTGTCGAAGGCCGTGAACGGCCGATATGGAATCGCCGTAGACACCTCCCGCAGGGTGATGGAAGCGGTGGACAAGCTCGGGTATGCGTCGAGCCTCGTCGCGAGCAGCATGCGCTCGCGGCGCACCGGCGTTATCGGGGTACTCGTGGCGGATTTCGAGCCGTTCAGCGCCGAAATCCTCAAGGGCGTCAGCATCGCGCTCAAGGATTCCGAGCTTGACCTGCTCGCCTACAGCGGGTCACGACAGCGCGACAGCGCCGGCTGGGAGCGTCGTTCGCTCTCCCGGCTGAGCGGAACGCTCATCGACGGTGCCATCATGGTCACGCCGACGGTTATCGGCGCATCCTCCGACATCCCCATCGTCGCGATCGACCCACACGCCGGTCCCGCTGACCTGCCCACCGTCGAGTCAGACAACTTCGGCGGCGCCCTGCTCGCAACGAGGCACCTGATCCAGCTGGGACACCGCCGGGTGGGGTTTGTCGCCGGCCGACCCGACCTCCGGTCGTCGCGGCTCCGGGAGGCCGGTTACCGCCAGGGCCTCAAGGAGGCCGGCATCCCGTTTCGGCAAGACCTCGTTCGGGTCGGGCTTTACCAGCAGGACACGGCAAAGGAAAGCACAGCGTCACTCCTCGGCAGTCCCGACCGACCGACGGCGATCTTCGCGGCGAACGACCTGTCCGCCATCGCGGTTGTCGAGACGGCCGCAAGCCTCGGTCTCACTGTGCCAGGCGACCTCTCGGTTGTCGGCTTCGACGACATCCCCGAGGCGGCAAGGCTCTCACCTCCGCTGACGACGATCCGCCAGTCCATGCAGCAATTGGGCGAGGATGCCGTCGGCCTCCTGCTCGCGCTCATGGAGGGCCAGCAACCCGCCGACATGCACATCAGGCTCCCCACCGCACTGGTCAGGCGAGCGACAACGGCTGCTCCCGCCGCGTAA